The Streptomyces tubercidicus DNA segment GGACGACGGGATGGTCGTATAGCCCGCGCGCTCCGGGTAGAGCTGCCGCCGCAGGTCGATGACCTCGGGGTAGTCGATGTCGAACCACTGCACCCCGGGGCCCGGGTCGAGACGGTGGACGCGGCTGTCGAGGCCGCAGCCCAGATGGATCACGGTCGCCTCCTCGTGCCGGGCGAGGAAGCGCGCGGTCCAGACGTCCAACTGCCGGGCGCGCAGCGCGACTCCGGCGGCGTTGCCGGGGCTCAGCCGCATCTTGCTGAAGTCGTAGTCGAGCCGCTGCACGGTCTCGGCGGCGGTGGTGTCGCCGAGGATTGGATCCGGTGCGCGGCTGTCGACCGCGCGGGCGTAGAGCGTGGCGAGGAGGGTCTCCTTCTCCTCGGTCAGATGCACCTTGGGGCGGGGGTGGGGATCCGGGTGGGGGTCTGGGTGGGGACGCGGGTTGGTGCGCGGGTTGGTGCGCGGACTGGTCATGGAGTCGAGAATACTCAAGATTCAGAAAAATGTGAAGACTCAGAATTCTGGAGCCGCAATCCTGGACTCGCCCTGCTGGGTCCCGCCGGATCCCGCGCTATCTCGGGTCCGTCCCCGCGAGCGCCGCTTGGGCGCGCCCCGGCCGGGATCTCCGTGACGGCGGTCAGCAGCACCGCCGAGTCCTCCAGGGCCAGCAGGCCGTGCCGCTCGCGCGGGGTCATGGCGACCTGACCGGTCATCAGTTCCTGGCCGCCACCGGCCCCGGTCAGCCGGACCCGCCCCCGCAGGACCTGCAGGCTCGCCGCCGGGGGCGCGTTGTGCTCGTCCAGCGCGGCGCCCGCGACCAGTGCGATCACGGTCTGCCGCAGCCGGTCGTCGTGCAGGAAGAGACGGGCACTGCGCCCGTGTGCGGAGGCCCTGGCCTCGTCGAGCTGCTGGCGGGCGAGCGCATCGAGATCGTCCATGATGCTGGCCTTTCGCGTACGGACCGGCGGCTGGGCTGCCCTTTCCATCGTTGCCGGTGCACGGGGGGACGCAACCGGGGAGCGCGGCGGCGGAACGTCGGGCCCGGCGGGCGGGGCGGGCTGCGTCCGGGTGCATACCGATGCGGGGCGTGCCCGTACGCGGGCCGGTCACTTACGGGATGATCATCCGGTCCGTACGATGCGAGGCGGTCCGTGGCGCCGGCCGAGCCCGCTCGGTCATGCCAGGGACCCGTGCCGTCCGTTGGCCGAGTCCGTGGCGGTCGGCACGGTCACCGTCCCCTCCGTTCCCACTCGTCCCTTCCTCCCCCCCCCACTTCCCTCCCGACCCCCACCGTGAAGGATGCGCACCCGTGGCCGACCCGACTGCCCAGAACGACCCGCCCGACCCCACCGGGCGGCAGTCCGGATTCCTGACCGTCATGACGACCACCGACAGCGAAACCAAGGCCAGGAAGCTGGCGCGCGGGGCGATCGAGGGCAGGCTTGCCGCCTGTGCGCAGATCAGTGCCCCGGTGACCTCGGTGTTCCGCTGGGACGACGCGGTCGAGGCCAGCCAGGAGTGGCAGGTGCTGTTCAAGACGGCCGAGGCGCGCTACGAGGAGCTGGCGGCCTATCTCCTCGACGCGCACGACTACGACACCCCAGAGATCATCGCCACCCCCATCACCCGTGGCGGCGCCGGCTATCTGTCCTGGGTCGCAGAGGAGACCAGCTGACATGGAGCGCGACAGCAGCAAACGCGGCACCACGAAGCGAGTTGGCCACGCGCGGCCCACTCGCAAGCGCTGGATCAAGGCGGCGACGGCCGTGGCCGGAGCGACGGTGTGCCTGGCCACCGCGACCGTCAGCTATGCCGTCAACGAGGACCGGAGTCCGGCACCGAGCGCCGACAAGCCCAGCCCCACCCCCGGCGCCGACTGGACCAGCCGGGAGGCCGCCGCCTACTGGACGGCCGACCGGATGGCGGCCGCCGCACCGGCCGACAGCGACACCCTGGCCAAGCCCGAGGCCCCGGCACCGTCCGCCTCCGCGCCGTCCGCCGCGACCCGTTCCGCCGCGCCTAAGGGCGCCGCCGCCGCCCGCGCGGCCCGTAACGCCCGGCACTTCAACGGCATTCCGTCCGTCGGTGTGCTGTTCTCCGTCGACGGGGACACCAAGGCGCACCACTGCACCGCCAGCGTCGTGCACAGCCCGCACGGCAACCTGATCCTCACCGCCGGGCACTGCAATCCGGGGACACGTGCCGCGTTTGTCCCGCAGTATCGTTCCGGCGCGACCACCCAGCCGCACGGGGTGTGGGCGATCGAGGACACCTTCGCCTACCCGAGCCGTGACACCAGCGGCGCCGGGGCGGACCTCGACTTCGCCTTCGCCACCGTCGCCCCCAGTGAGGACGGCGACACCCTCGAAGAGGTCACCGGCGGCAACACCCTCTCCCCGACGCCCGGTTACACCAACGACGTCACCGTCATCGGCTACCCGAACGTCCGGAACGACCCCGAGGACCGGGCCGTACGCTGCGCGACCCGCACCAGCCGGCTGACCGGCACCCATGAACTGCGCATGGAATGCGGCGGGTTCTACGGCGGCACCTCCGGCAGCCCCTGGCTGAGCGACTTCGACGAGGAGACCGAGACCGGCCGGCTCATCGGGGTGATCGGCGGCCTCAACGGCGGTGGCCCGAAGGGCCCGGACGCCGACCGGATCTCCTACAGCCCGTACTTCGGGACGAAGATCCTCAACCTGTACGCCCGCGCGGCCGAGAAGTGATCCATGGGGTGACGGAGGCGCGGGTGTAGCTCCTGGCCCGGTGAAGCCCCTGGCGGGGTGTAGCCCCTGGCCGGTGAAGCCCCTGGCCGGTGAAGCCCTTAAGGGGCGTCGGCCAGCGCCTCCGTCACTCCCTTCTCCTGCCGCCCGAGGAACTGCGGATCGGGCCGCAGGAGCGCGTCCGCCGCCGCCTTCCCGGCCGCGAAGATCTCCCGCACCCCGCCATACGCCCAGGTCACATCGCGGTTCGCGGCCACCGCGACGCCGTTGGAGTCGACCCCGGCCGCGCCGCACAGCGCCAGCGCGCGCCGGATATGAAAGCCCTGGCTGACCAGCACCGCCCGGTCCACGCCGAAGATCCGGTGGGCCCGGCTGCAGGAATCCCAGGTGTCGAAGCCCGCATAGTCCGTCACGATCCTGCGCGCCGGGACACCGTGCCGCAGCAGATAGCCGCGCATCGCGTCCGGCTCGTCGTAGTCCTGCCGGCTGTTGTCACCGGTGACCAGGACCGCGCGGACGGCGCCCCGGTCGTACAGCGCGGCCGCCGCGTCCAGCCGGTGGGCCAGGTACGGCGACGGCTTGCCGTCCCACAGGCCCGCGCCGAACACGATGGCCACTGGAGCGGCCGGGGCGTCCGCGACGCCATACACCCGCGGCCCGGCCGTCGCATTCATCCAGGTCGCGGGCGCCAGCACCAGCACCGTCGCGGCCACCACCACCTGGAACGCACGCCGCTGCCCCCGCCGACTCCGCGGCAGCCGCACCTGCCCTACTCGGCGCACCTGGCTTCGTATCCACCCCATCGGCCCCGGCCCCGGCCCTGACCCTGGTCCCGCCCCGCGCATGCTTGCCCCGTTCCCGTTCCCGACCCCAACCGCGCCCGCCCGCGATCGATCTCGCAGGCTGCGACGCTGGGGGTACGGGGGATGGTTGCAGCGTCGGCTGGGCATGGTGGTCGGCCGGGCATGGTGGTCGGCCGGGCACGGTGGCGGGCCGGGCATGGTGGCTGCCCGGCCCCGTAGCGGGCCTGGCATCGTGGCAGGGGAACACCCCGCCCGGAGAGGACCGCACCACCATGACCCGCGAGCCCGAGCGGCTGCCGTTCTTCGTCTACGGGACGCTGCGGCCCGGTGAGGCCAACTACGGCCCGACCCTGCGGGGCCGGACCGCGGCCGAGGAACCCGCCCATATCGAGGGCGCGTTGCTGTACGACGGGCCCGGGTACCCCTATGCGACGGCCGGGCCCGACGGGGCGGTGGTGCACGGTGCGCTGGTCCGGCCCCGTGACACCGACTATGACGCGGTGTGCGCGGTCCTGGACCGTCTGGAGGGCTACACGCCCGGCGACCCGCACAACCTCTACGAGCGGGTGGTCACCGAGGCCGTGTGCCCGGACGGCAGGACCGTACGGGCCTGGGTCTACCTGGCGGCCGGGCCGCTCGCCGCTCGGCTGAGGGCCACCGGCACCCCCATTGAGGGCGGCGACTGGCCCGCCTCGCGGGCGGCGGCGGGATGACCGGACTGACCACCCACTGACCGGCGCGTCCGATGAAGGGCGCCGCCGCGGCCCCGGCCCCCGCCCCCGCTAACCTGGACGACCCCTCCCGTACCGGGACCCCACCCGTACCGAGGGCCCTTTCCGTACCGCAGAACAGGTGTGACCGCGTGGCTTCCTCCCCGTCCTCCCCCTCCGCCGCAACCGCCCCCGAGCCGCTGCCCAAGGCGGAGCTGCATCTGCACATCGAGGGCACTCTGGAGCCCGAGCTGGCCTTCGCGCTCGCCGCGCGCAACGGCGTCGAGCTGCCGTACGCCACCGAGGACGAGCTGCGCCGGGCCTACTCCTTCGCCGATCTGCAGTCCTTCCTGAACCTCTACTACGCGCTGATGGCCGTGCTGCGCACCGAGGACGACTTCGCCGACCTCGCGCACGCCTATCTCGCCCGCGCCAAGCAGCAGGGCGTACGGCACGCCGAGATCTTCTTCGACCCGCAGGCGCACACCGCGCGCGGCGTCCCGATCGGCACCGTCATCGACGGCCTCGCCCGCGCGCTCGACAGCGCCGAGGAGACCTACGGCATCAGCACCCGCCTGATCATGTGCTTCCTGCGCGACGAGAGCGCCGAATCCGCGCTGACGACCTTCGAGGCGGCCCGCCCCTACTTCGACCGGATCACCGCCGTCGGCCTGGACTCGGCCGAGGTCGGGCACCCGCCGTCGAAGTTCAAGGAGGTCTTCGCGCTGGCGCGGGAGGCCGGCCTCAAGTGCGTGGCGCACGCGGGGGAGGAGGGTCCCCCGGCCTATGTGTGGGAGGCCCTGGACGTCCTCGGCGTGGACCGGATCGACCACGGTGTGCGCTCCCTGGAGGACGAGCGGCTGGTGGCCCGCCTGGTGGCGGACCAGGTGCCGCTCACCGTCTGCCCGCTGTCCAACGTCCGGCTGCGGGTCATCGACGACCTCGCCGACCACCCACTGCCCGCCATGCTGGACGCCGGGCTGCTGGTGACCGTCAACTCTGACGACCCGGCGTACTTCGGCGGCTACGTGGACGACAACTTCACCGCCGTACGCGATGCCCTCGGCCTGGACCGGGAGACGCTGCGCACCCTTGCCCGGAACTCTTTCCGGGCCTCCTTCCTGGACGAGGCGACCCGGGAGCGGTATCTGCGGGAGGTGGACGCGAACCAGGGGTAGGGCACCCCGGGGCGGCAGGGGAGTGGCAGCGGGGGAGTGCGGTGTTCCCCTGCCGTCCGGCCTGTCCCCGCCGCCCGGCCCCCTGGCAGCCCTATGGAACACGGAGTTCGCCGCAGGGAAACGCAGCGGCAACGCCCGGCTGCCACGCTCGGGTCATGACGGCGCCGATACCGCACCTGCCCTCCGCGTCCTATGCCCCGCTCGGCACGGGAGACCTCGCCGCCGAGATCACCGCCCAGCTCAGCAGCCGGCTCTGCCAGGTCCGGCTGCGCGGCTTCCGGCCCCCGGAGGCACCGGCTCCCGCCCGCGCCGCCCCCACCCTCGTCGCCGTCGCCCACGGCAGCCGCGACCCGCGCGCCCTGCCCACCGTCCGGGCGCTGCTCGACCGGGTCCGTGCGCTGCGCCCCGGTCTGGCCGTACGGCTTGGGCACATCGAGCTGAACCGGCCGCTGCTCACCGACACCCTCGCCGAGCTGCGCGGCACCGCCGTCCTCGTACCGCTGCTGTTCGGCCGCGGCCATCACGTCACCCATGACCTGCCCGCCGCCCTGGCGGCCGCACCGCAGCTCAGCGGCCGGATCGCCGCGCCCCTCGGGCCGCATCCGCTGCTCGCCGAGGCGCTGCACGGCCGGCTGCGGGAGGCCGGGTTCCCCGAGGCCCCGTCCCCGCGCACCGCCGTGGTCCTGGGCGCCGCCGGCTCCCGGGCCCCGCGGTCCGCCCAGGACACCGAGCGCACCGCCCAGCTGCTCTCGGCCCGGCTCGGCGGCACCCCGGTCCTGCCCGCCTACGCCTCCTCCGCCGCCCCGACCGTCGCCGACGCGGTCCGCACGCTGACCGCCCGCGGTCACGACCGGATCGCCGTCGCGGGCTGCTTCACCGCCCCCGGCCGTTTTGCCGCCCAGTGCGCGGCCGCCGCCCCCGGGCCGGCCGCCGAGCCCCTGGGCGACCACCCCGCACTGGCCCGTCTCGTACTGCACCGCTACGACCAGGCACTCCATAACGACCAGGTACTCCGCTACGACCAGGCGTTCCCCTACGGCCGGGCGCCCCTTGCGGGTACCGGATGCGACCCGGAGACCGCCGGGGCGGCTACCGTCGCGGTATGACGGGCACACCACCGACCATCCCCGGCTACACCGCGGCCGACCTCGAACGCTGGGTCCCCGAGCCCGACAAACGGCCGGGGCGCACCGCCTTCCAGCGCGACCGCGCCCGGGTGCTGCACTCCGCCGCGCTGCGTCGCCTGGCCGGTAAGACCCAGGTGGTCACCCCCGGCGCACTCACGCCCGCCTGGGACGCCAGCCCGCGTACCCGTCTGACCCACTCCCTGGAGTGCGCCCAGGTCGGCCGGGAACTCGGTGCCGCGCTCGGCTGTGACCCGGACCTGGTCGAGACCGCCTGTCTGGCGCACGATCTCGGCCACCCGCCCTTCGGGCACAACGGTGAGCAGACGCTCAACGAAGTGGCCGCGCCCTGCGGCGGCTTCGAGGGCAACGCTCAGTCGCTGCGGCTGCTGGCCCGTCTGGAGCCCAAGCGGTTCGTGCCCGCCGAAGACGGTTCGACGGTCAGCGTCGGGCTGAACCTCAGCCGCGCCGCCCTCGACGCGGCCACCAAGTACCCGTGGGCGCGCGGCGGGCACCCCACCGACCCCGCGTCCCCGAAGTTCGGGGTGTACGAGGACGACGCGCCCGTCTACGAGTGGTTCCGGCAGGGCGCCCCCGACGGAGCCCGGAGCTTCGAGGCGCAGGTCATGGACTGGTCCGACGATGTGGCGTACTCGGTGCACGACGTCGAGGACGGGCTGCACGCCGGACACCTCGACCCCAACCTCCTGCTCGCCGACGCCGAACGCGCCGAGATCTTCGCGGTGGCCGGTGAGCGCTATGCGCCCGGCGCCGGCCCCGAGGAGCTGGCCGCGGCGCTGGACCGCCTCCTGGAGCAGGAGTGGTGGCCGCACGGCTACGACGGCTCCGCGCTCGCCCAGGCCCGCCTCAAGGACGCCACCAGCCAGCTGATCGGCCGTTTCTGTCTCGCGGCCGAGGGCGCGACCCGGGCCCGGTGGGGGACCGGACGGCTCACCCGCTACGGAGCGGAGCTGATGGTTCCGGCCGAAACCCGGCTGGAATGCGCCGTTTTGAAAGCCGTCGCCGACCGGTACGTCATGCAGCGTCCCGACCAGGAGGCGCTCCGCGCCGACCAGCGCGTCGTCATCGCCGAACTGGCCGAGGCGTTGCTGGCCCGCGCCCCCGACGGCCTTGATCCGCAGTTCCGTTCACTGTTCGACACGGCGCCCGACGACACCGCGCGGATGCGTGCCGTCATCGACCAGATCGCGGCCCTGACCGACACTTCGGCCCGCTCGCTGCACGCCCGACTCACCCGGCGCCCCGGTCACGGCGGGGCGAACCGCGGGTGACCCTGGAGGGGAGCCCCTCTTCCCCCCTCACGCTCCGTGCGGGACGCTCGAACCCCACCGTTTTCGAACGGAGCACCCTGACAACAGCGAACAGCGAGCCCTGACGACGGCGAACAGCCAACCCTGACGACAGCGCACGGGCCCGATCGGCGACGACCGGGAACCCCGATCGCTGGCGGCCGGGATCCCTGATCGGCGGCGAACGGTAAACCCGATCGGCAGCGACCCAGAACCCTGATCCGCGACGACCGGGAACCCCGACGCCGCCCGGAGCATCAACGGGGGAGAGCACCGGGGTAACCGGGGATTACACCGGGGGGATATCGGGGGCGTTCACGGACGCGTAAGCGGACGTACGGCACCGCAACGAGGAGGAAGCAAGTGGTCGACGCACACCAGACGTTCGTCATCGTCGGGGGTGGCCTGGCCGGGGCAAAGGCCGCGGAGACGCTCCGCGCGGAGGGCTTCACCGGCCGGGTGATCCTGATCTGCGACGAGCGCGACCACCCCTACGAGCGCCCCCCGCTCTCCAAGGGGTACCTGCTCGGCAAGGAAGAGCGCGACAGCGTCTTCGTCCATGAACCCGCCTGGTACGCCCAGGCACATATCGAACTGCACCTGGGCCAGCCCGCCGTCCACCTGGACCCCGCCGCCAAAACCGTCCGCCTCGGCGACGGCACCCTCATCGTCTACGACAAGCTGCTGCTGGCCACCGGCGCCGAGCCGCGCCGCCTGGACATCCCCGGCACCGGCCTGGCCGGTGTGCACCACCTGCGCCGCCTCGCCCACGCCGAACGGCTGCGCGGCGTACTGGCCTCCCTCGGCCGCGACAACGGCCACCTCGTCATCGCGGGCGCCGGCTGGATCGGCCTGGAGGTCGCCGCCGCGGCCCGCTCCTACGGCGCCGAGGTCACCGTCGTGGAGGCCGCCCCCACCCCGCTGCACGGCATCCTGGGACCCGAACTCGGCGGCCTGTTCACCGATCTGCACCGCGAACACGGCGTCCGCTTCCACTTCGGCGCCCGCTTCACCGAGATCGTCGGCCAGGATGGCGTGGTGCTCGCCGTGCGCACCGACGACGGCGAGGAACACCCCGCCCACGACGTGCTCGCCGCGATCGGCGCCGCCCCGCGCACCGCACTCGCCGAACAGGCCGGACTGGACCTCGCCGACCGGGAGACCGGCGGCGGCATCGCGGTCGACGCGACGCTGCGCACCTCCGACCCGTACATCTACGCCGCAGGTGACGTCGCCGCCGCCGACCATCCCGTCCTGGACAGCCGCCTGCGCGTCGAACACTGGGCCAGCGCCCTCAACGGCGGCCCGGCCGCCGCGCGCGCCATGCTCGGCCAGGAGGTCAGCTACGACCGCATCCCGTACTTCTTCTCCGACCAGTACGACGTCGGCATGGAGTACTCCGGCTACGCCCCGCCCGGCTCGTACGAGCAGGTCGTCTGCCGCGGTGACGTCGCCAAGCGGGAGTTCATCGCCTTCTGGCTCGGCGCGGACGGCCGGCTGCTCGCGGGCATGAACGTCAACGTCTGGGACGTCGCCGAGCCCATCCAGCAACTCATCCGCTCCGGGGCGCCGTTGACGCCCGAGGCACTGGCCGATCCGGAGGTTCCGCTGGCCTCGCTGCTCGCGTAGCGTGCGCGTATGACGCAGAGCCCCAGCGGTCCCACCGGCCCCGGCAGCACCGGCGTCCCGGACGCCGTCACCCTCGACGACGTCCGGGACGCCGCCCGGCGGCTGGCGGGGGTGGCACACCGCACGCCCGTACTGCGCTCCCGCACCCTGGACGCCCTGGTCGGCGCCGAGGTCCACCTCAAGTGCGAGAACTTCCAGAGGGTCGGCGCCTTCAAGTTCCGCGGCGCCTACAACGCCCTCTCCCGGCTGTCCCCGGAACAGCTGGCCCGTGGAGTCGTCGCGTACTCCTCCGGCAACCACGCCCAGGCGGTCGCCCTGGCCGCCCGGGAGCTGGGCAGCCACGCCGTCATCGTGATGCCCGAGGACTCCCCGCAGTCCAAGACGGACGCCACCGCCGGATACGGCGCCGAGATCGTCCGCTACGACCGCTACACCGGCGACCGCGTCGCCCTCGGCCGTCAGCTCGCCGAGGAACGCGGCCTCGCGCTGATCCCGCCGTACGAGCATCCGCACATCATCGCAGGTCAGGGCACCGCCGCCCTGGAGCTGATCGAGGAGACCGGCCCGCTCGACGCGCTGCTGACGCCGGTCGGCGGTGGCGGGCTGATGGCCGGCTCGGCCACCGCCGCCACCGCCCTGGTCCCCGGCATCCGCATGATCGGCGTGGAGCCGGAGGCCGGCGACGACACCCTGCGCTCCCTGGCCGCCGGCCACCCCGTCACCATCCCCGTCCCGCACACCATCGCCGACGGCCAGGCCGTCGCCACCCCCGGCGAACTGACCTTCGCCATCAACCGGCGCCTCCTCGACTCGGTCGTCCTGGTCACCGACGACGAGATCCGCGCAGCCATGAAGTTCGCCTTCGAACGCCTCAAACTCGTCACGGAGCCCAGCGGCGCCAGCGCCCTGGCCGCCCTGCTCGCCGCCCGCGTCGCTCCACTGCCGCCTCGCATCGGCGTGATCATCTCTGGGGGGAATGTCGGGTTGGATCGGTTTTTGGAGCTGATGGGGTAGGGGGCGGGGGAGCCCGCGGTGTTCGCGGCAGCGGCAGCCCCCGCCCCCGGCCCCCCGCGCCCCCGCGTGACCCTGGCTGTCCGACCCCGGCCGTAGAATTCCCCCCGTGGCAGGCAGGATCAACGATGACGATGTGAAGGCGGTACGGGACGCGGTCCCGATCGACGCCGTCGTGTCCGAGTACCTCCAGCTCCGCAACGCCGGTGGCGGCAATCTCAAGGGCCTCTGCCCGTTCCACGACGAGAAGTCCCCGTCCTTCCACGTCAGCCCGGCCAAGGGGCTGTACCACTGCTTCGGCTGCCAGGAGGGCGGCGACACCGTCGACTTCATCATGAAGCTCGACCACCTCTCCTTCGCCGAGACCATCGAGCGCCTCGCCTCCCAGGCCGGGATCACCCTGCGCTATGAGGAGGGCGGCTACACCCCCGGCCGCCAGCAGGGCGAGCGCACCCGCCTGGTGGAGGCCCACAAGGCCGCCGCCCAGTACTACGCCGAGCAGCTCGACAGCCCCGAGGCCGAGATCGCCCGCAAGTTCCTCGCCGAGCGCGGCTTCGACCAGGCCGCCGCCCAGCATTTCGGCGTCGGCTACAGCCCGGCCGGCTGGGACCACCTCACCCGCTTCCTGCGCGGCCGCCGCTTCAGCGACCAGGAGCTGATCCTCGCCGGGCTCTCCCAGGAGGGCCGCCGCGGCCCCATCGACCGCTTCCGCGGCCGTCTGATGTGGCCGATCCGCGATATCGCCGGCGAGGTCGTCGGCTTCGGCGCCCGCAAGCTCCGCGACGACGACAACGGCCCCAAGTACCTCAACACCCCCGAGACCCCCATCTACCGCAAGTCCCATGTCCTCTACGGCATCGACCTCGCCAAGAAGGAGATCGCCAAGACCAACCGCGCGGTCGTGGTCGAGGGCTACACGGACGTGATGGCCTGCCATCTGGCCGGGGTCACCACCGCCATCGCCACCAGCGGTACGGCCTTCGGCGAGGGCCACATCAAGATCCTCCGCCGCCTCCTGATGGACAACGCCGGCTCCGAGGTCGTCTTCACCTTTGACGGCGACGCCGCAGGCCAGAAGGCCGCCCTGCGCGCCTTCGAGGACGACCAGAAGTTCGCCGCCGAGACCTCCATCGCCATCACCCCGGGCGGTATGGACCCGTGCGATCTACGGCTCGCCAAGGGCGATCAGGCCGTCGCCGATCTCGTCGAGTCCCGGACCCCGCTCTTCGAGTTCGCGCTGCGCCATGTCGTCTCCCGGCACAACCTCGACACCACCGTCGGCCGCGCCGCCGCCCTCGACGAGGCCGCCCCCATCGTCGCGCACATCAAGAACAGCTCCATCCAGCACGAGTCCGCCGTCCAGCTCGCCGGCATGCTCGGCATCCTGGACACCCAGTTCGTGGTGAAGCGCGTCTCCCAGCTCGCCCGCTGGGCCCGTGAACGCGGCCGTGACGGCGGCCCCGACCAGGGCCGTCAGCAGCGCCGCGGCCAGGCTCCGGCGCCCGCGGAGGCCCGCCCGGCGCCCGGCCCGCGCGGCCCCGCGCTCAACCTCCGCAGCCCCGCCCATCGCGTCGAGCGGGAGCTCCTCAAGCTGGCCCTGCAGCGCCCCGACCTGGTCTCCCCGGCCTTCGACGCCTACGGTGCCGACGAGTTCACCGCCCCGCCCTACGCCGTGGTCCGCCAGTGCATCGAGGACGCCGGCGGGGCCGCGGCCGGCGCCGCCGACCAGGGCTTCATCCCGCGGGTCCGGGAGGCGGCCCCCGACGACACCGTCCGCGCCATGGTCACCGAACTCGCCGTCGAACCGCTGCACACCCGCCGCGACCCCGACGAGGCGTACGCCGGTGTCCAGTTGGTGGCCGTCCGCCTCGCCGCCGTCAATCACCGCGTCACCGAGATCCGCGGCACCCTCCAGCGCCTCGGCCCGCGCGCCGACCCCGACCACCTCGCGGCCGTCCAGAACGAACTGTGGGTCCTCCAGCAGTACGGCCAGTCCCTGCGCGAACGCGGATACGCAGCCCTCTAGCCCGCCGGGACCCGCCCCGTTCCGGCCGGGGGACCCGCCTCGCCCCCGCCCTCCCGTAACACCCCGGGGTAGCCGTCCGGTCACGGACCGGACTCAAAAAGTGCTCGCACGCCCCTCGTGGCGGGCGTGTGTCGTACTCCACACTGAGAAGCGGTGCCTGAGTCCTCGGTGCGCGGCGGGCCCGGTCGCACCGCACCGGAATCCCCCGCGGAACCGCTCATGACGTACGGGACGGACGGCGGCTCGGCCGCATCCGCGCCCGACCTTTCTGCCGCTTCAGCAGCGATCACCCTGGAGGTCGCCCCCGTGCAGACCCAGACCCTCGCCGACGCGCCGGCCGCCACGGAACCCGATACGGAGCCCGGCGCGGAGCCGCTCACCGTGCCGCAGCAGGCCGAACCACCCGCCGCCGAGATGATCGTCGAGGAGATCACCCCGGAGCCGGCACCGCGCCCCGAGGCGGCCGGCCCGTCCTCCGACCTCTTCCGCCAGTACCTCCGCGAGATCGGCCGGATCCCGCTGCTCACCGCCGCCGAGGAAGTGGAACTCGCCCGCCGGGTCGAGGCCGGTCTCTTCGCCGAGGAGAAGCTCACCCATGCCCCCGACATCTCCTCCCAACTCGCCTTCGATCTCGACAAGTTGGTGGTCCTGGGCCGGATGGCTAAGCG contains these protein-coding regions:
- a CDS encoding gamma-glutamylcyclotransferase family protein, translated to MTREPERLPFFVYGTLRPGEANYGPTLRGRTAAEEPAHIEGALLYDGPGYPYATAGPDGAVVHGALVRPRDTDYDAVCAVLDRLEGYTPGDPHNLYERVVTEAVCPDGRTVRAWVYLAAGPLAARLRATGTPIEGGDWPASRAAAG
- a CDS encoding class I SAM-dependent methyltransferase codes for the protein MTSPRTNPRTNPRPHPDPHPDPHPRPKVHLTEEKETLLATLYARAVDSRAPDPILGDTTAAETVQRLDYDFSKMRLSPGNAAGVALRARQLDVWTARFLARHEEATVIHLGCGLDSRVHRLDPGPGVQWFDIDYPEVIDLRRQLYPERAGYTTIPSSVTDPAWVARIPRDRPTMIVAEGLLMYLTETDGTALLRRLMDHVPGGELAFDAFSRFAIRVQWLNRVVVKAGARLHWGTDTAGIAALSPRLEIVENISALEIPGIEKLPPGNRMAARMSVKLPAVRDMARMYHCRF
- a CDS encoding deoxyguanosinetriphosphate triphosphohydrolase; this translates as MTGTPPTIPGYTAADLERWVPEPDKRPGRTAFQRDRARVLHSAALRRLAGKTQVVTPGALTPAWDASPRTRLTHSLECAQVGRELGAALGCDPDLVETACLAHDLGHPPFGHNGEQTLNEVAAPCGGFEGNAQSLRLLARLEPKRFVPAEDGSTVSVGLNLSRAALDAATKYPWARGGHPTDPASPKFGVYEDDAPVYEWFRQGAPDGARSFEAQVMDWSDDVAYSVHDVEDGLHAGHLDPNLLLADAERAEIFAVAGERYAPGAGPEELAAALDRLLEQEWWPHGYDGSALAQARLKDATSQLIGRFCLAAEGATRARWGTGRLTRYGAELMVPAETRLECAVLKAVADRYVMQRPDQEALRADQRVVIAELAEALLARAPDGLDPQFRSLFDTAPDDTARMRAVIDQIAALTDTSARSLHARLTRRPGHGGANRG
- a CDS encoding sirohydrochlorin chelatase; the encoded protein is MTAPIPHLPSASYAPLGTGDLAAEITAQLSSRLCQVRLRGFRPPEAPAPARAAPTLVAVAHGSRDPRALPTVRALLDRVRALRPGLAVRLGHIELNRPLLTDTLAELRGTAVLVPLLFGRGHHVTHDLPAALAAAPQLSGRIAAPLGPHPLLAEALHGRLREAGFPEAPSPRTAVVLGAAGSRAPRSAQDTERTAQLLSARLGGTPVLPAYASSAAPTVADAVRTLTARGHDRIAVAGCFTAPGRFAAQCAAAAPGPAAEPLGDHPALARLVLHRYDQALHNDQVLRYDQAFPYGRAPLAGTGCDPETAGAATVAV
- a CDS encoding trypsin-like serine peptidase, with the protein product MERDSSKRGTTKRVGHARPTRKRWIKAATAVAGATVCLATATVSYAVNEDRSPAPSADKPSPTPGADWTSREAAAYWTADRMAAAAPADSDTLAKPEAPAPSASAPSAATRSAAPKGAAAARAARNARHFNGIPSVGVLFSVDGDTKAHHCTASVVHSPHGNLILTAGHCNPGTRAAFVPQYRSGATTQPHGVWAIEDTFAYPSRDTSGAGADLDFAFATVAPSEDGDTLEEVTGGNTLSPTPGYTNDVTVIGYPNVRNDPEDRAVRCATRTSRLTGTHELRMECGGFYGGTSGSPWLSDFDEETETGRLIGVIGGLNGGGPKGPDADRISYSPYFGTKILNLYARAAEK
- a CDS encoding SanA/YdcF family protein, which translates into the protein MGWIRSQVRRVGQVRLPRSRRGQRRAFQVVVAATVLVLAPATWMNATAGPRVYGVADAPAAPVAIVFGAGLWDGKPSPYLAHRLDAAAALYDRGAVRAVLVTGDNSRQDYDEPDAMRGYLLRHGVPARRIVTDYAGFDTWDSCSRAHRIFGVDRAVLVSQGFHIRRALALCGAAGVDSNGVAVAANRDVTWAYGGVREIFAAGKAAADALLRPDPQFLGRQEKGVTEALADAP
- a CDS encoding adenosine deaminase codes for the protein MASSPSSPSAATAPEPLPKAELHLHIEGTLEPELAFALAARNGVELPYATEDELRRAYSFADLQSFLNLYYALMAVLRTEDDFADLAHAYLARAKQQGVRHAEIFFDPQAHTARGVPIGTVIDGLARALDSAEETYGISTRLIMCFLRDESAESALTTFEAARPYFDRITAVGLDSAEVGHPPSKFKEVFALAREAGLKCVAHAGEEGPPAYVWEALDVLGVDRIDHGVRSLEDERLVARLVADQVPLTVCPLSNVRLRVIDDLADHPLPAMLDAGLLVTVNSDDPAYFGGYVDDNFTAVRDALGLDRETLRTLARNSFRASFLDEATRERYLREVDANQG
- the cutA gene encoding divalent-cation tolerance protein CutA, whose amino-acid sequence is MADPTAQNDPPDPTGRQSGFLTVMTTTDSETKARKLARGAIEGRLAACAQISAPVTSVFRWDDAVEASQEWQVLFKTAEARYEELAAYLLDAHDYDTPEIIATPITRGGAGYLSWVAEETS